DNA from Actinomycetota bacterium:
CCAGCAGGACGGCCACGAGGAAAACCACGGCGGCGATCAGGATGGGGACTAGCGGGCGGCGCACCGGTCGAGGCTACCGGATCGCCTGGTGATTAGGGGCGCCTGAGATCCGTCCCGGGATCGGGACTACCTGGGCCGGGCGCGGCGTTGTCGTCGGTACAGGAATCCTTCAGGGAGGACGAACCATGGACGCGATCACGAAGACCGAGGAGGAGTGGCGGCAGGAATTGAGCCCTGCCCAGTACCGGGTTCTGCGCCAGGCCGGTACCGAGGCCCCCTTTACCGGTGAGTACTATGACTGCCATGACGACGGGATGTACCACTGTGCCGCGTGCGGGGCGCCGCTGTTCTCCTCGGACGCCAAGTTCGAGTCAGGGACCGGCTGGCCCAGCTTCACGGAGCCCGTGGTGGCTGCCGCCGTCGAGTTGCACCGGGACCGCAGCCACGGCATGACCCGCACGGAGGTCCGGTGCGCACGCTGCGGCTCGCATCTGGGGCACGTGTTCGACGACGGGCCCCGGCCGGCGGGCACGCGCTACTGCATGAACTCGTGCGCGCTCGATCTCGAGCGCGGGGGTGCCGCATCGGTGGGCTCAGCGGGAGGCGACGACCAGTGAAGGCGACGTTCGGGGCGGGCTGCTTCTGGGGTGTCGAGGCGGCGTTCCGCCGGGTACCGGGGGTGACGGGCACCGCGGTGGGCTACGCCGGTGGCAAGACCGAGCAGCCGACCTATGAGCAGGTGTGCACCCACCGCACCGGGCACGCCGAGGTGGTGGAGGTGGACTACGACCCCGAGCAGGTGAGCTACGACCAGCTGCTCGACGTCTTCTGGTCCATCCACAACCCGACGACCAAGAACCGCCAGGGGTTGGACATCGGGAGCAACTACCGCTCGGTGATCTTCTACCGCGACGAGGCCCAGAGGGCGGCCGCCGAGGCATCGAAGGAGGCGGTGAACCACAGCGGGAAGCACTGGCGCAAGGTGGTCACCCAGGTCGTCCCCGAGGCGCCGTTCTGGCGGGCCGAGGAGTACCACCAGCAGTACTACGACAAGAAGGGCATCGCCAGCTGCGAGATCTGACCGCTGTCCCCCTGCAGGCATCCGGGAGGTGGCCCGAGCCCGAATACCCTGCGGGGTCCGAGCATGCAAGGAGGCGACGGTGCCTGAGTTCCGGTGAGTGGACGCAGGTGCGAACTGCAACGGACACTTCAAGGCGGCAACCAAGGAAGAGCTGATGCGGACGGTCTCGGACCACTTCAAGAAGAAGCACGGGGTCGATGACCCGACGCAGACCATCATGAACCTGGTCGCCAAGCTTTCGAAGTAGCCAGCAGCGCAGCGCCCCTCGGGAAGGGGCGCACGACAACCAACCAAGGACCGAACCGAGCATGCCCAACGCCGTGACGGCCGCCGGGGAGCGCAAGGGGTCGAAGATCGACCTCGGCGCGCGCCTCGTCATGACGAGGCTGTACAAACGGCTCTTCGCCCTGGGGCTCTGGCAGCACATCCGCTCGGTGGGTGGCACCCGCGAGCGGGGCCTGGGCGGGGCGAACTTCGTGACCCACGACAACGAGGCCTTCTTCCAGGACCTCATCAACAGCGGGTCGTTCTGCAAGGACTCCGCCGCCGGCGGCATCCTGCACAAGGGGGTGGTCTCCCTCCGGGAGGTGGGTGCCCAGCCGGCGTTGCACCTGGAACTCGGGGCGGATGACCGGATCTACGTGCACCTGGACGAGCACTCGCCCGTCGGGGGGATCAAGTCCGGCGGGGCCTGCCGGTACGAGACCTCGAAGGCGGCTGAGCACATCCGCCGGGACGTGTTCCGGGCGATCACCGGGAACCGCAAGGGAGAGGAGGCGCGTGCGGCTCCCTCCTCCCGGGAGCTCATGGCGGCCGAGACCGCCGTGCGCAAGGCCCGGGAGGGCAAGGACCCCCTCGCCGTGGCCCGCCCCGCCCTGGCCCTGGGGGCCCTGCTGGAGGGCCACGGCCACCGGGCGCG
Protein-coding regions in this window:
- the msrB gene encoding peptide-methionine (R)-S-oxide reductase MsrB yields the protein MDAITKTEEEWRQELSPAQYRVLRQAGTEAPFTGEYYDCHDDGMYHCAACGAPLFSSDAKFESGTGWPSFTEPVVAAAVELHRDRSHGMTRTEVRCARCGSHLGHVFDDGPRPAGTRYCMNSCALDLERGGAASVGSAGGDDQ
- the msrA gene encoding peptide-methionine (S)-S-oxide reductase MsrA, whose product is MKATFGAGCFWGVEAAFRRVPGVTGTAVGYAGGKTEQPTYEQVCTHRTGHAEVVEVDYDPEQVSYDQLLDVFWSIHNPTTKNRQGLDIGSNYRSVIFYRDEAQRAAAEASKEAVNHSGKHWRKVVTQVVPEAPFWRAEEYHQQYYDKKGIASCEI
- a CDS encoding DUF1059 domain-containing protein, whose product is MDAGANCNGHFKAATKEELMRTVSDHFKKKHGVDDPTQTIMNLVAKLSK